The Mycolicibacterium aurum genome segment TGATCGGCTCGCTCGGCGAACTAGCCGACCGCGCCGAGGCAGAGCAGCCGCCGACGGTCGATGTCGCGGAGATGCATCCGGCGGTGTGGGGACAGGCCGCGCGGCTATGGCGTGACGAGCACTACCGGCAGGCGGTGTCGGCCGCCGCGGATGGCGTCGTGCAGTTGGTGAAGTCGCGCACCGGCCGACGGGACATCGACGACACGTCGCAATGGCAGCAGGCGTTCTCCAAGGACGATCCCGAACCGGGGAAACCGCGTCTGCGGTGGCCGGGCGACCAAACCGACAAGACCGTTGTGTCGATGAACAACGGCCTCCGCCAATTCGCGCCCGGCGCACAAATGACGATCCGCAACCCCGCAACCCACGGGCCGGGCGAGATGACCCCACAGGAAGCCGTCGAACGCCTTTCGGTACTCAGCCTGTTGGCCCGGTGGGTCGACCAATGCGACCTCATCGAAGCACCGCCGGGGAAGCCGTGACGGTCGCCGCGTTCGTCCTCGGCGTGCTCGGCTTCGGCCTTGCCGCATCGTCGCTGACGTGGCAGGTCTACACGTTCCTAATGCAGGGCGCGCGACCGAAACTCACCCCGATCATCGGGATGCTGACACCGCCGGGGATGGTCACCAACGATGCGACCCGCGACATCCGGTCATCGTTGGTGAGCGCCGCCGAACAGCTACAGCCCGGCCCGTTGATCGTCGGCGTGACGGTCGTCAACGCCGGGCGCGCACCGTTTCATGTCGCTAAATGGTCAATCCGAGCCGACCCGAGCGGGACGTCCTTCGGCGTCATCGGCGAGCAGATCGGATCACCCGAGGTCCCGTGTGACATCCCGGCCGGTGCCGAACGAACCTTCTTCATGTACCTCGACGCGGCAACCAACCTGAAGTCGGGTGCGGACCGGATCGAGGGCAAGCCGCAACAGATCGTCGCCACGGTGTCGAGCGGTGGCCGTACCTACGTGTCCAAACCAATCGCGGCGGCAAACCTACAGATCGGCCAGTGATCATTAGCCCGGTCGGCCGCCCAGATTGGTTGCGCCACAACCACACCCGGTCATAACTACCCCGTCGGCACCCCCCGACCCGTGCCGAGGCCCGTTTTTCTGCGCCCGCGCACAAAAAAAGTTCCAAACGGACCGCGGAGGGGTCCGGTACCGCCCCCACCAACATTCTCGCGAGATCTCCTCGGGGTGGGGTCGGGGTGCCGGTTCTGGCGGCCCTGGTCGCCGTCAGCGGTCGAAGTCCGGCCATGGCATAGCCAACGGTCCGAGGTCGGCGTCGGTGCGGCCTGCGACCGTCTCGGCGGCCGGGCGGTCGTGGTCGCGCGATCCGTCACCACGGGCCTCGTTACACACGGCGTGGAGTAGCCGGTCGGCGGTGGTGCCGCCGCGGGATCGTGCGCGTGTGTGATCGGCGTGCAACGGTCGACGGTCGGGGTTCCGGGTGGCGTCGCGCCACATCGGCTTGCCGCACCACCAGCACGGCCTCCCGTCCCGGTGGCGGGCGAGGAGTCTGTCGCGGTTCTGGGTGTGTTGCCATCCGAGGCCGCGCTGCTTGTTGGTTCGCCTGCCGGTTGGCGGTTGTTGTCCGCGGCCGGTGCGTGACGGCATGTGAACCGCTCCCCAGTCGTGTGGTGGTGGTGCGGCACCCCCGGCCCGCGCTTGACGAAGGAGACCGACCGGGGGTGCCGCGTGCCGCGTCCGGGATCTGACAACCGGACACGGCGCGGCCTGGGTACGCGGCCCGCATAACCGCGCGTGATCCCAGGGGGTCTAGTGGCCTACGCGTAGAACCAGGGCGCGGGTTCGGCGAGGTCGCCGGTGTTGTCGGCGGAATGGCCCACCTCGGACAGCGGCACGGCGAGTTCGTCGGGGGTTTTCGCCAGCACCTCGGCCATGTCGGGATCGGCTTCGATCAACGAGACCCAGAATTTCTTGCGGGCTGCGGTGATCGCACCTCGGGACACGGCCGCGTCGACCGATGCCTCGACCTTGGCCTTGGCGGCGGCGGCCTTAATGGTGCGGCCTTCGGCGGCGTCGCGGCGTAGTGCGGCGGCGGTGTCGTTGTCGAGCACCTCGAGTCCGGCGCGCTTGGCGCTGGCCGCGATCGTGGACGCCTTCGCGGGGTCACCGAGTTGCGCGGCGAGATCAAGTGCGGTGTCGACGACCAACTGCGGGTCGGCGGTGTCGTCGGGCAACCCCAACGCGCCGAGTAGCGCAGCGATCTGTTCCGGTGTGAATTCCATTGTGCCGGTTCCCTTCTAGCTGAGCGCGGTGATCTTCTTGGCGGCGTAGGGCCGGTCCACGGCGATGGCGGGCACGGCGTAGGCCTGCACCCACTTGGATCGGGTGGAGCGGTCGTCGTATACCTCGACGACCAGGCCCGCTGATTCAAATCCGATGGTGCCGACCATGCCCTTCTGGGCGACGAACGCCACGCCGACGGGTACGCGCGGGTTGGCGAACATGCCCTCGCTGAACCCGGCCGAGGCGAGCATGTCGTCGAGCCCTTCGGCGTAGGCGGTGCGCAACTGCCGGGCCTGCTCGGGATGCACGACCAGGATGTCGTGGTGCACACCGAGCTCCTCGAGGTCGGCCATCTCCTGTGCTTCGGCGAAGTGGGCGGTGGGTCGGTCGGCCGACGGGGTGAGGTCGGTCAACGGGCCGACGAAGGTGAGATCGTCCCAACCGGCGGCGGGTGCGAAGGTGCCGATGTTGGCCGCCTGCAACGCCGCAACGGCGCGGTTGTCGAGCTTCCGCGCAATCGTGTTCGCAAGTTGCGTGGTCTGTTGGTCGAGGTAGTTGACGGCGTTGCGGGTGATCTGCTCGTCGGTCACCTGGAACCGACCGCCCCAGTCCTCCACCGCCGCGATCTGCGGCGTCGGATCAACTCCCTCGACTACGCGGTACTCCGCACCGGGCGTGCGCATCTCGACGTCGGACGCGTAGTAATCTGCGGCCGCGATTACGGAGAACAGCAGGCCGCCACCCTGCACGGGTGCGCCGAGCTGGCGGAAGAATTTCGGTAGCAGTAGGTCCGCGTCGGCGAGTTGGGCGATCCGCGCCTTGAGGATCGTCGGCTGGCGGAGGGCGACGTCAACGGTCAGTTGGCGGCCGTTGAGTTCGGGGATCAACGCATTGGGCATGGGTCGTGTTCCTTTCGGTCGTGTCGGGTGTTAGGCCGGGAAGGCGATCTCGGCGACGGCACCGTCGGCGGCACCGGTCACGGCGAACCCGACGACCACCCCGGCGGCCGCGGTGGACACTGCGCCACCGGCACCCACCTGGACCTCGGCACCGGCGGCGATGGCACCGGCGGCGATGACCTTCACCACACCGCCGCGGGCGACGCGGACCAGCTGCCCTGCGGCGGCGTCATTGGCGGCGACGCCGAAGGCGCGATCACCGGCCGCAGCCGCGGTCACGGCGAGATTGCCCGCGGCCGTGCGGTTCCCGGAGATCTTCACGAACCGGCGTGCGGTGACGGCACCGGTGGCCTCGCCGGTGATGTTCTCGCCCGGTGCGTAGCTGTACGGGTTGGTGATCGTGGTGCTCATGTGGGTGTCCTCTCTGGTGAGACGGTTCGGGTGTTGCGGGTCCGTCGGGCGCGCGCCACGGCGATGGCACGGGCATGCGTGGCCGGCTCTCCACCACGCGGTGGTACCGCGGCGACCACGACGCGGCGCGCGGACGATGCGGCCACGCCGTAGAGGTTGGTGATGTCGGCCAACGTTTCGATGCCCGGCGCGGTGCTGCCCAGTAGCGCCACGGCCTGGATCACCAGCGGCCACACGGTGCCGTCGGGCGCGGTGTAGTCGAGAAGCGCCTCCACCGACCGCGACGGGTACGAGTGCGGCAGCAGCGTGGCGACCGCGGCGGGCACGTCCACGAAGTCGCCGACCAGCGTGTTCCCGCCGTCGGCGAGTCGGAGGTTGTCGACGCGGCCCAGGGCTGGGAGGCCATCGAAGCGGGGATCGGTGTGCCCGATCTTCAACCGAGGCCGCGGCAGAACACCGGCGGCGTGCGCGGCCACGGCCGACCGCAAATCGTCCGCGGCCACGGTCCACTCCCCGGTGCTGATCTCCCACGTACCGACCCGCACCAACTCGACGCCGCGGATCGTCCGGAGGTTAGGCACGGCTACCGCCGCTCGGATGCCCGCTGTTCGGCGAGGGCGTGCACGGCGCGGGCGTCGAATCGCCACCGGGTGCCGGTGTGGGTGACGGCGAGTCGTCCTCGGCGGGCGAGGTCGCGGACGGCGTTCGGCGTGATGCCGAGTCGTCGAGCGGCCTCTCCGGTACCAATGACATGCGGCCCAGCGTCCACGGAATCCCGTTGCGGTGCACGCACACTGGTGGTTTGGTCTGGCGGTTCAGATCCTTGTGCGTGGTCACCGGCCGAATCGCGGACCGCCAGTGAAGCGACAGTCCGGTGCAGCTTCGCCGTCGTGGCGGCCAACCGAGGCGACGGCTGCGACGGCGTTGGGTGGCCGTGCTCGTCGCGTTGCTCGGCAAGTAGGCGGCCCACCAAGTCGAGGGCCGAGGCAATGTAGGCCGCGTCGTCGGTGGTGATGAACACCCCACGCTGCGCGCTGATCACACCGCACCCGTGTCGGCGTCCGGGTGCACCATCAGCGAGTCGACGCGGACGAGTTCGTCGCGCAGCAGGGCGGCCAACGTGTCCGGTGCGACGTCCATGCCACGCCGCCGCACGAACGGCGCGGCCACGCACCACACCGCCGGGATCGTCAGCCCGCCGAACGGCCGCTCACGCCCTTCGCGGATGGCCAGCGCGGCGGCAGCGGATGTCATGTCCTCGTCGCCGGTGATCTGCCCGAGGGCCGATATGTAACCGGCCCGTAGGCAACGCAACTCGAAGTCGTTGTCACCGTCGGCGCACCGCAGCCGCAGCGTGTCCACCTCCGCTTCGGTGAGGATGTCCCGCAACCGGTTCACGATCCGCCATACCCGCAGCTCGACCTGGGCGCGGTCTCGGGCGCAGCACACCGGCAACATCTCCGCGGCGGCCCGGATGTCCGGGTCGTCGATCACCCGGCCGAACGCGTCGCCGATGCCGACGAGGCGGCGCGCCGCAGCCATGTAGACCGCCCACGGCATCCCCGCCCAACCCACGTCGTCGGTGCAGCAATCGCACGGAGTCGACGCGTGGGTGACCGCGGCCGCGAAGCCGATGTCCAGGTACGCCAGGCCGAACCACAGCGCGCCGGTGGCCGTGGCGTCGGCCCGGACCTCGCGGCGCACCTCGTCGGGGTCGCGGTCGGTGGGCACGTTCACCTCGTAGCCGAGGCGGCGCGTCCACATGGCCGATTGCCGGGCGGCCACCCGCACCACCAACGCCTCCTCGTCGAAGGGTTGGCCGTCGTCGGGCTGGCCCGCGTGGTCGCTCATGATTGTTCTCCATTGCGTTCGTTGATGATTCGGGCGGCCAGCCATCCGGCAAGGAACCCGACGAGCAGGTGAGTGGCGTTGAGGGCGGCGGCGATCATGGCCGGTCCCGCGGGTATGCGGCGCGCAGTGTCGCCACGGCGTCGGCGATGTCATGGGCCAGCGCGAGCGCTTCGTCGGCGGTCATGGTCACGAACACCGGACCGATCCGCAGGCTGATCCGCGCCGGGTCACGTTTCGCCACAACCCCGATCGCGGTCTCGACGTCCACGTGTGCCCTCACGGCGCACGCCCCGGTGGTTCGTGGATCGGCTCGGTGACATCGCGGCCCGCCGGTGGCGCAGTGCGCTCGCCGTGGCCGCATCGGGTCGCCGGGTCGACCGGTGCCCCGTCCGGGCCGAGACGCCACCCCGACGGGTCGCATCGGGGACATGCCCGGATCGCGGCCACACGTGCCGTCAGGGCCGCCCGTTCGGCCGCACTGCGCCGGATCACGACACCACCCGCAGGTCGGGCCGTTCAT includes the following:
- a CDS encoding helix-turn-helix domain-containing protein, which gives rise to MISAQRGVFITTDDAAYIASALDLVGRLLAEQRDEHGHPTPSQPSPRLAATTAKLHRTVASLAVRDSAGDHAQGSEPPDQTTSVRAPQRDSVDAGPHVIGTGEAARRLGITPNAVRDLARRGRLAVTHTGTRWRFDARAVHALAEQRASERR
- a CDS encoding capsid cement protein, producing MSTTITNPYSYAPGENITGEATGAVTARRFVKISGNRTAAGNLAVTAAAAGDRAFGVAANDAAAGQLVRVARGGVVKVIAAGAIAAGAEVQVGAGGAVSTAAAGVVVGFAVTGAADGAVAEIAFPA
- a CDS encoding major capsid protein is translated as MPNALIPELNGRQLTVDVALRQPTILKARIAQLADADLLLPKFFRQLGAPVQGGGLLFSVIAAADYYASDVEMRTPGAEYRVVEGVDPTPQIAAVEDWGGRFQVTDEQITRNAVNYLDQQTTQLANTIARKLDNRAVAALQAANIGTFAPAAGWDDLTFVGPLTDLTPSADRPTAHFAEAQEMADLEELGVHHDILVVHPEQARQLRTAYAEGLDDMLASAGFSEGMFANPRVPVGVAFVAQKGMVGTIGFESAGLVVEVYDDRSTRSKWVQAYAVPAIAVDRPYAAKKITALS
- a CDS encoding HNH endonuclease codes for the protein MPSRTGRGQQPPTGRRTNKQRGLGWQHTQNRDRLLARHRDGRPCWWCGKPMWRDATRNPDRRPLHADHTRARSRGGTTADRLLHAVCNEARGDGSRDHDRPAAETVAGRTDADLGPLAMPWPDFDR
- a CDS encoding TIGR02391 family protein, which translates into the protein MHVAAFRDAFKSFLALHTDTYRGPGMGLLPAVMPLVSSDPAEVDSLRARVSEAAGRARRAPHLTGCVIGVVDHTGQRNVVDPVAAWHTVTQPKPMLEPANIIDACNQMIGSLGELADRAEAEQPPTVDVAEMHPAVWGQAARLWRDEHYRQAVSAAADGVVQLVKSRTGRRDIDDTSQWQQAFSKDDPEPGKPRLRWPGDQTDKTVVSMNNGLRQFAPGAQMTIRNPATHGPGEMTPQEAVERLSVLSLLARWVDQCDLIEAPPGKP